A genomic region of Arachis stenosperma cultivar V10309 chromosome 9, arast.V10309.gnm1.PFL2, whole genome shotgun sequence contains the following coding sequences:
- the LOC130947468 gene encoding BTB/POZ domain-containing protein At2g04740, translating to MAFIEDGIDLDASDFAASVPLKKVPNGDVFEASRAGDVERLRYLLESGVNVNARDQWDSVALYYACLAGHLDAARMLLESGAICSEHTFDGDRCHYAALNLKVRKLLKAFEARPPPLAPLQAALRDTFLSSPANRSFYDLSDTDFHLPGISSTQGSSRGYFPPDVVFIVHGRPIEAHRVILSARSPFFKKKFETDWKDRSEVRLPREKLSYPALYSLIHFFYSDRLEIAVDDMEDLVRICKVCNLESLQKILEKEVIHQKYAEYKALKDVDNSQKRYILQGLSLPVEDRLPAALHLILQTALSNSTLGNGQDDAVDKLIAGIGAMKMGRSIDDLADVCVRVDGKNFRCHQVVLASRSEYFKTRLLRMKDFHEGEDELYLDLLPCIEEHDLSTDAFEKMIEYMYTDGLQDINPDQAEEMFDVASRYLLFPLKRAVADVLLPHLEMVSPEELCHWLILADLYGVFKIREYCLDTIACNFETFADTKEFRAMLLTFPPPSGDSSLRTTVPSMPGSDLKSDQGNLLDDLREKWLEIEAAELDKRDESALQFDKQLEMLMLVAEQEKSDNSEADADGMDDLKTLGLSPDSTLISGDAERTVIS from the exons ATGGCGTTCATAGAGGACGGCATCGACCTGGACGCGTCGGACTTCGCGGCGTCAGTTCCGCTGAAGAAGGTCCCAAACGGGGACGTGTTCGAGGCGTCGAGGGCGGGGGACGTGGAGCGGCTGCGCTACCTGCTGGAGTCTGGTGTCAATGTGAACGCCCGCGACCAGTGGGACTCCGTTGCTCTCTACTACGCCTGCCTCGCCGGCCACCTCGACGCTGCCCGCATGCTTCTCGAGAGCGGCGCCATCTGCTCCGAGCACACCTTCGACGGCGACCGCTGCCACTACGCCGCCCTTAATCTCAAAGTCCGCAAACTCCTCAAGGCCTTTGAGGCCCGCCCCCCTCCCTTGGCCCCCTTGCAGGCCGCCCTCCGTGACACCTTCCTTTCCTCCCCCGCTAACCGCTCCTTCTATGACCTCTCAGACACCGACTTTCATCTTCCGG GTATTTCATCCACCCAGGGATCCAGCCGTGGCTATTTTCCTCCAGATGTAGTTTTTATTGTACATGGAAGGCCTATTGAAGCTCACAGAGTCATATTAAGCGCAAGGTCaccattttttaagaaaaagtttGAGACTGATTGGAAAGATCGCAGTGAAGTGAGATTGCCACGGGAAAAATTGTCATATCCTGCACTCTACAGCCTTATACACTTCTTTTATTCGGACAGATTAGAGATTGCCGTGGATGACATGGAAGATCTTGTGAGAATCTGTAAAGTATGCAACCTCGAATCACTGCAGAAAATTCTCGAGAAAGAAGTCATTCATCAAAAGTATGCGGAATATAAAGCGTTGAAGGATGTAGATAATTCACAGAAACGATACATTTTGCAAGGTCTGTCCCTTCCTGTAGAAGACAGGCTTCCTGCAGCCTTGCACCTAATCCTTCAAACTGCCCTTTCAAATTCAACCCTTGGAAACGGTCAAGATGATGCAGTTGATAAATTGATTGCTGGGATAGGTGCTATGAAAATGGGTAGATCTATTGATGATCTTGCTGATGTATGTGTAAGAGTTGATGGGAAAAATTTCCGTTGCCATCAAGTGGTTCTTGCATCAAGGTCTGAATATTTTAAGACAAGATTGTTGCGTATGAAGGACTTCCATGAAGGGGAAGATGAGTTATATTTGGATTTACTTCCTTGCATTGAAGAGCATGATTTGAGTACAGATGCATTTGAGAAAATGATTGAATATAT GTACACTGATGGCTTGCAGGATATAAACCCAGATCAG GCTGAGGAAATGTTTGACGTTGCTTCTAGATACTTATTATTTCCTCTTAAGCGTGCGGTGGCTGATGTGTTGTTGCCACACTTGGAGATGGTGTCACCCGAAGAACTATGCCATTGGTTAATATTAGCAGACCT GTATGGTGTTTTCAAGATTCGGGAATATTGTCTGGACACCATTGCTTGTAACTTTGAAACATTTGCTGATACCAAAGAGTTCAGGGCAATGCTGTTGACTTTCCCTCCACCATCTGGAGACTCCTCTCTTCGTACTACTGTCCCAAGCATGCCTGGATCTGATCTAAAATCGGATCAAGGAAACCTTCTCGATGATTTGCGCGAGAAATGGCTTGAAATTGAAGCTGCTGAGCTCGACAAGAGAGATGAGAGTGCGTTGCAATTTGATAAGCAGCTCGAGATGCTTATGCTTGTTGCTGAGCAAGAAAAATCCGATAATTCAGAAGCTGATGCTGATGGTATGGATGACCTCAAAACGTTGGGTTTGTCTCCAGACAGCACATTAATTTCAGGTGATGCAGAAAGAACTGTGATAAGTTAA